In the Sorghum bicolor cultivar BTx623 chromosome 4, Sorghum_bicolor_NCBIv3, whole genome shotgun sequence genome, GCGCCGGAGGCCGGAGGAGCATATCTTCTATCTATGTATCCATGGTCCATCCCACCACGCCGCTGCCGTCGCTTGTACTCGAGAGCCTCGCTCGCTCACTTGGgatctcaccggacgctcggtgcgcCGGCCGGACGCTTTTGTATAAACTAGCGCGGCGTTCGTGGTCGTGGCTGCCGTTTCGGCCAAGGGACAGGGGGTAGCGTGGGCGCGGCCGGCCAGCCGGCGACAGGTGTCCGGCACGGGGGATTGTTAAATGGCGAGCTAGGCGCAGAAAAGCCGGCCGGCTGGCCTCCCGGTAGAGATCCGATCCGCACTGGAAAGGGAAGGTGGAATGAGCCGCGCTGTCTATATATATGCGGCATATAATTGCCGTTTGCCGGGGTATTTGATAAATGTATGTGTGTTGCTACTCCAGCAAGCATTCGTGCAGAGTTGCTATCTACTAGGAGTACTAGGCTACAAGCATCTAATCTTACTTATCACTGAGAAAGCGTTTACGAATGATTTATTTGTCGTCCGTGCTGTGCAACTGCGAGCGAAGCTCCACCTCCACGCAGGAAACGGCGAAAAGGACGACGACACAGGCTCGCATCTCTGCGACCTCCAAATCCCAACACCAGATACACGCACCGTTATTTATGAAACTGTATCAGTGAATCATTACATAATCGGCGGACAAGACGTTTTCAAGGAATCTGGAGCTGAGGAGTAGTAGAGCTCCGAGGGTAGACATTCTGGTTGCTGAAGAGACACAAAAATTCTCGTCAACAGAGCTCATATCAatttggaaaaatggtctatatacacATCTCCGAGAGCCTTCTCGATGAACGAATCTTGATACCTATAGCAAACTGTTAGCAGCCTAATCAGACATATCAGCAACCTATATACAACTAACCAATATTCCGATCAACTCCCGTTGGAATGCAGTGGGAAACAGCACAAACAAAGGGATTCCAGCTACGAGTGTATGAAAGCATAACAAAGAAGGGAATTTCCGTAGAGTAGTCTCCATCCAAGAATCCTTAGAGATCTTGTTTTGCTTAAAATTAGAAGCTAGAATCCGGAAGCAGACACAGATCGTGTGCCCCGTCATGGGTACAGAGAAGATTTTGTTAACAAAGAATAACAATGATAATGCTCTAGGTGCCAATTAATGATAGCGACTTAGAAAGGGACCCTGCAAACAACTTCGTGTTAAATATTGTGTAGGGTCACCAGGAGCATCTACCTATGGTTATATACACAATTATtatcaagaaaaaaaagaaaatatatggGTATATATATTCCCGATCTAGGTTGAACGTAACGGCAAATAAACTTTGGGCCGACGAACACAGAAGTGGCATGAAACCTTTGCTTCGCTAAATTGGTTGCCCTAGGAAACGTAATTTGGGCCCACGAAACACACATAACTAATTAGGCCCATCGTGGAAAAGCTAGCGTCATAGGTTAGCCGGCTACAGTAGCCCgagttagagcaactccaagagcttgaCTAAAATTGCTAGCCAAATTCCattgtttagccattttgtaaaatagaaaacttcttaaaaaagaagagatccACAACAGCCttgttattttacaaaatcaactaGCTAGTGTcattggttggctatatatagccaccaaaaatcaagggatagccaactttctattttacaaaaacagataGCACAACTGTTGGAGTCTACTTTTTTGCTttacaaattctaaaatagccttCACAACAAAAATAGCCaatctgttggagttgctctattaGTGCAGAGCTTTTATTTCTTCCCACTGCGGTAAGCATGACTTTTATTTATCCAAACTTAAGTAATTAAATAGAAAACATTCAACAAATTCTACACATCTATAGTCTTCAATTGTCAATCTATGCGCCAACTTAAAAAatcattttttgttttttatttcttGTTCAAACATTAATAGAAATGACATTAAATCTCTATTagaatcttttttttcttccaacAATGTCTGATGTCGCCACTATTTTTTCTACTCTAATCATAGAGACATGTTTGTCGACAGCAAGGTGGTTataacaactttgtcaactttaAAATGTATAATATATTTTAGTCTTTCGGATGTGCTTATAAAAGTAAAGTTTGTGTTCGTGTGTTTATAGAAGTGAATGATTGTGTTCGTGTTGTCTAATTCGTAAAAACACTATCTAGAGTCAAAATTGTTCACTGCACTTGTAGCCGTGGCCCCTAGGAGGACCCCATATGCACTAGTTGGATCTCGGATTCTATGCTAAGCATTGTCACACGCTCAAAGTTGTATGACGTGTAGTGGGAACAATGTCCAAtaatccttatttaatttataaAGTAGCTATAGACAATTGTTATTGATTCAGACATATATCGacatgtatatgtatgtacGATCATATAATATAGATTATTGTATAAATTTAGGAGAAATTATGTTATCCTCTCTTGACAACGAACACATGCCTTGAATATAGTGGTAAATACCCTACGACTCCCTATGAATGGATGAATGCAACAAATTTACTTTTAGGGACATGTGCTTTCATATACATCACCGTTGAATATACATGGAATATGTGTGCAGTAGGAGAGAGAATCTTATGGGGGGCATATGCCCTTAAGCCTATCTCAATTAGAGTACACATAAGAATACCTAAACCTAAAAAGGGTCTTCGATGGTACTATATCATACTCCAATGGAGTACCAATATGGAAGACCTATtcttgggtatcaggagaggcataacccaaacaAGATTGTCTATTGCGGAACCAAATCCAAAATAGATATCCAATACAATATCTGTAgccagtggcgaagctagagcaaataAAAGGGTGGTGCATTTCTCTTATAAAAACATAAACTCTAGCTCTAATCATGGTGAAAAATTGATTTAGTTAATGGTGTTTAATTTTTTGTGGGTGCATGTGCACCCACTACCGTGTATGTGGCTTCGCCACTGCCTGTAGCATCCAACAAAGTACTTATATggaagacccattttgggtgTCAAGAGAGGCATAACCTAAATCTGAGTATCATCTCTCCTAGAGACCCATTTGCAAAAAGAATTATTTTTTGGGGTCTTGTTGTTGAAGAAGACAAAAAATATGTATTGAATCCTTTAAATGTAGCGTTATCCAAAGGACAAAtaagtcttgtattttgggtcgCGGTTGTTGGAGACAGTCTAAGAGCATGCTCTCTCATGGAAACCTATTTTGCATAAATGGTTGTCTTTTGGTTTCTGTTGTTGAAGATAAAAATGGATATTAAACTCTTTTACCTATAGTGCTACCCAAATGTCGAACGGTCCTACATGTATTTTGGATGTCGTTGTTGAAGATGGTCTGGGCAACCATCAATGCTTTGATATGTTGTCCTCTAAATCTATTGAGTACTTCACCTGATTATATGCTAGGTTGCGAGGACCTTGATGTCCTCCTCTCTGGATCTCGTCGTTATCCCCCTTGATGGTCCTCCCCCTTTGAGGCTTCCTTCCCACAAATGGCTTGGTAGACGGTTGTTGGAGTCTAGATGCACTCATAGGCAATGCAAATCACGGCTGCCGTTTGTTGGCTTCGACCCAATGCCTTGCAGCCTCCTGGTTGTTGGTTGTCGTCTGTCAAATCTCACTCAATGTTTTACAACTGCATGtgctttagagttctttggaggCTATCATTGTCGGTGGCACATAGTGTTTGCATTTGCTTCAGTTAGTAGGTTGAGCTGGTAGTTAAAtcatgttgttattgttgttgtgtTGTGTTGTTGTTGGTGGTGGTGTCATGTTATCACCCTCCCTTTATAGACCTTTCAAGGGTCACCCATGTACTTTATGTTAAGCACCCTTCATTatcgatttaggccttgtttagatttaatttttttttagattttgacattgtagcatttttgttcttatttgacaaacattgtctaatcatgtagtaactaggcttaaaagattcttttcacgatttacatgcaaaccgtgtaattagttattctttttatctatatttaatgatctaTGTATCCGTCCAAATATtcaatgtgatgggaaatcttataaatttttggatttttgagtgcatataaacaaggccttaaggccagtctcaatggaattttatgaagagtttcatacacattaaataAGGTGTCACATCAGCTTTTTACATGAAACTGGAAGGAGAGATAAGAGAAAAGTTTCATGGCCACGAAATGAACCAGCACAGTTTCCAAGTCATGGGAAATTGTACGACACCAGCATTGAGCCACTTGATGCGTTTTCATCGATCCCGTGCTCCAATTCTTCCTTTGCCACCGGCACGAGCGTAGCTGCGGTCGCGACCTTCGCTGGGCGCGGCTCTACCCGCCGCGGACGCGAGCTCTGCTGGCCTCGATCGCGATAGTAGCCACGGACAGGCTTCACCAGCTGCGCTCGCGAGGGCAGCCGCGGTCACGAGGTCCGTTGGGTACGGCTCCGCTGGCCGTCGGCGCGACGGCACCTGCGGTCGCGAGCTCCCCTAGCCACGGACGCGAGGGAAGCCATGGTCACGACCTCGACCGGGCGCGACTCTGCATCGGCCAGATCAAGCAGAGCAACCTAGGCGCTAGAAGAAGGGAGCTTTTGGCCATGAGCTGGGCCGTCATGGAGGACAAGGCGCGGATCCTCGTCGTCACCTACAAGCAGTCCCACGCCATTTTCTAGTACGAGCGTCATCTTCGTGTACGAGCGTCATCTTCGGGCATGTTCCCCTTCTGTTTCCCACGCTCACCATGTGTTCGACACATTGCTCTGTCCAACATTTTTCCTCAGCTTCGTGGAGGTGTTGTAGGTGAACCTGGCCAAATGGCTCATGAAGGTGCCTGTCGTTCGCGGACCGTGCCTTCTTTGCAAGCACTTGGCGTTCAGCAGGAGCTTGCACGGTAGGATCATGGGCGCTGTCGCGCTCACCAGCAAGTCGCAGACTCACAGTACCAGGAGCCTTGGCGTTCTGCATGTTTTGCTTTGTGTATCTGCTCATTCGAGCAACAGGAATTCATCGGTagttgctcaatgttagtagccaTCTATTGGTGAATGTTGCTCAAGCTTAGTGTTAGTAGCTCTTGACTTCAGCGTAAAGTGAGAAAACAGTCACATATtttgtataccatattatatcacAGTATAATACACGAATTAAATGCTAAAGCTACTCTATAAAATTGTGAGATGAAACTGTGCACGAGAAGCTATGTTTCATTCCTAATGACGTATGTTGGAAATTGGGAGATGAAACTTGACTGGCCTAAAAGAATCTGTGAAGAATATACTCACGATGTTGTTGCTAAAAAAATGTTAACATTCCCATGCACTTGCTCGCGATCCGCGCCTTGTACGTTTGGAGCCTTTCAAGGACACCACACCGCCATGGCGCCCATGGGCGGATACACCGGGTATTCTCTTTTTATGcactaagtatatatatatatatataatatattagTATTTCTATATTTATAgcaaataaaatttatctttcatttttttaatctatactTGTATTCATTTTTTTCACACAGGTTCTATATTAGCTCGATTACTGAAATTATTCTATTTTGTTGTTTCTATAAATGAGAACCTAATTATTTATCTTCGGACCACATACATATTGACTCATGTCACTAAATATTAGTACAAATCATATCTTATTtctaaactcttttccaagataaggccttgtttacttcatctcaaaaaccaaaaactttttgatctaaacaagagAATATGCACATGACAACATGTAtaataaaagtatttttttcaTGTGAGTGAACGAGGCATGAGTGGGAGGCAATTCCATAATACTCATTCCTATATCTCGGACCCTAGCCGACCAAGCATGATGTGGTGGCGACGCTGCTGGTTCCCAGTGTCCTAAGCTCCTAGCAGCGTGAGACATGCAATGCGGGCACGGCTTTTATCTCTATGCTATGCTTACATGGTGACTAGCGAGGGCACATGTCGATCATATGGTTAGAGGCAACAACTGAATAATAACTCACCAGACACTAACAAGAAAATATCCAAGATTtaaatcctggctccgccactgatgGCGCCATGCATTGCACGACTGCAGTGCGGTGCAGTGCGCGCGTGGATCATCGAGGTTGGCAAGGCTACGATGGTGCCATGAAGAGCGTTAACTGTCGTCGCCGCCCCTTGCTCGTTGCCCACGTCATCGGCTCCTCGCTCGCCCTCGCCACACGCACGCTCCCACTCCCCACCAATCCCCAGagcccccgcgcgcgcgcgcgcagtcAAACTGCAACCGGCGACGCGACGCGACCCAGCAGGTCATACAACCGTGCGAGCCTGCAAGCCCCTCTAAAACGCGGCTGCACCTGCAGTTCCATTCCATTCGACTCGCACCTCCTCTCCACCCCACGCAACACCAAGCGCGCGAGAGCACCAAGCCACACTCCCCGGAACCAGAGGCTCAATCCTTTCTCGTGAGTGCACCGCCGCTGCAACTGTGCAAGCAAGATCTTCCATGGCGGCGGCCGCCGGAAGCTCCCGCGTTTTCCCCGCGCTGATGATCCTCACCGGCGTCttcgtcttcctcctcctcgtcgttgcTCCCGGCGTCGCCGCGGAGGCAgcagctccgccgccgccggggctgGAGTTCCGCGTGGGCGGGCCGCGCGGTTGGCGCGTCCCGGACGCCAACACCAGCTACGACTGGTGGGCCATGAACAACCGCTTCCACGTCGGCGACCACCTCTGTGAGTCGCTAGTAGCCTACTACTAAGAACCATTTCGCCATTCATGAATCATGATGCATTGATGCGATGCAATGTGATAACGACTGCGTATATATGGTTGATATCCGGCCGATCCTCGCAGATTTCAAGTACGCGAACGACTCGGTGCTGGTGGTGGACCGCCTGGCCTTCGACGCCTGCAACGCCAGCGAGCCTCTGGCCGCGTTCGCGGACGGCGCCACCAAATTCCGCCTCGACCGCCCGGGCTTCTTCTGCTTCATCAGCGGCGAGGCGGGGCACTGCCAGGAAGGCCAGAGGCTCATCGTGCGCGTCATGGTGCACCCGGCACTGGCCTCGGCGCCCGCGCCTGGAGCTCCGACGACAGAGCCAGCCGGCCATGCCGGCGGGCGCCCCAGGCCGTCGGAGTGCTCGTGCTCCGACGCCTCCTCCAGTGTTGGCACAGctatcgccgccgccgccggcgtcgccatctcggcggcaatggctaCGGTTGTTGTCCTCGTCTTGTTGCTCCAGTGATCAGTTTGCTTGATGATGTGTGCAAACTGACACACTACTTCGTACTCCTTGTTAGATATCCCTTGCCTAGTTTTCAGTTTCCATATTATTCTAGGTTCATGACTCATGAAGTATTGATGCTGGTAATGTCGTGTCAGACAATTTGTTTTACTGAGTATTCAATTCATGTGCTGTATGTAATGTGGTTCGTTGTCTTCTGCTCTTCTTGTAGTTCTGAACGATGCTGAACTGAATTGCTGACCTTATTTTAGTATCAGAGAACTCCATTAATTCCGTACATATGGTTACCAAAATGGCAGACGGTTCATTACAACGTAACACCAGCCATAGTTGAAACCGTCACAATCCGTAGTTCTTTGCATCAGATACAAATTAAGATGGTGAGCTATCTAAAGCACTAAACTACCAGGGCCTGGTTCTTGGTCAACTAGCGGCCAATCTGCCTCGTGCCCCAGCCATCCTCGGCCAATCTGCCTCTGCTCCAGCCATCCACGATTACCAGTACCAGGACCCAGTTCATGACCTGTTATTGTTTTCGAGTCCTGGAAGTGTAGGACGTAGGAACAGCCGCCTACGGCAAATATGCCTTTTCTGGCCCTCCCTAAAACGCGCCATGCTCATCGATGAGCCGCTTGTCCATCCCCATGGCCATTGCCGTTGTTCCCCGAGCGAGCGACAATGGTTCCTGTTCTCGAACGAACAGTCTGAGATATCGATGCATGCACGACGATCGATCTACAGCTAGAGCTAGCGTCGCCATCGCATGATGAGATGCACCTACGATCGATCGCGGGCAAACTCCATGGACACCACCGTCGCCATCGCGGTGGCTGTCGCGACCGCCGCCGCACTCCTCGTGCGGGTTGCCCACGCCGACATCAAGATAACGCACATCGTGTCCGACGCCAGGCCGATCATCTTCTTCGAGGAGTTCGGCTTCGCGAGCGGCGGCAGGGCCGCGGTCTCCATACGCCGCGCGACGTGGCAACTCCGTCCGGGGTCACGCCTCACCAGCGTCGACGTCGACTCCAGCCTCATGGGATTCGTGCTCATCGCCGGCGCCCAGTTCCCATGGATCAACAACCAGACACAGTACTACGCCGCCGATCCgggagacggcggcggcggcttctgCCTGCTGACGAGCGACGACTACGCGCTCCCGATGGTCCGGCTCAGCGACGTCCCGCCGGGCGGGGTCACCACCACCGTGACCATCGACTACCCCGACGCGTACGCCGTCGTGTTCAGCAACTGCCAGGGCGGCGTGGAGGTCACCATGGACGTGCGCACCGAGATGTACAATCTGCGCCGCGACGacgacgcctcctcctccggcggCGGGATGATGATCAGGGACTACCTCCCCGTCGGGCTGCAGCCGCTGCCGGGCATCTACGCGGGCGTGGCGGCGGTGTACCTGGCGTTCCTGGCGGCGTGGGTGTGGACGTGCGCCCGGCAGCACGCCACGGCGGAGCGGATCCACGCCGTGATGGGCGCGCTGCTGCTGTTCAAGGCGCTCAAGTCGGCGTGCGCCGCCGAGGACACGTGGTTCATCGAGCGCACCGGCACGTCGCACGGCTGGGACGTCGCCTTCTACGTCTTCGGCTTCTTCAAGGGCGTCCTGCTCTTCACCGTCATCGTCCTCATCGGCACCGGCTGGTCCTTCCTCAAACCCTACCTCCAGGAGCGCGACAAGTGCGTGCTTATGGTCGTGATCCCGCTGCAAGTGATGGAGAACCTGCTGCTGGTGGTGATCGGAGAGACGGGCCCGGCGCGGCGGGGCTGGATCGCGTGGACGCGGGTCTTCCTGCTCGTCGACGTCGTGTGCTGCTGCGCCGTCATCTTCCCCATCCTCTGGTCCATCCGGGGCCTGCGAGAGGCGTCCAGGACCGACGGCAAGGCGGCGCGCAACCTCAAGAAGCTCACGCTCTTCAAGCGCTTCTACTTGGTCGTCGTCGGCTACCTCTACTTCACCCGGATCATCGTGTCGGCGTTCCTCGCGCTGCTCAACTACAGGTACCGGTGGGGAGTCGACGTCGCAGTCGAGGGCGCCAGCTTCGCCTTCTACCTGTTCGTCTTCTACAACTTCAAGCCGGAGGAGAAGAACCCGTACTTGTACGtcggcgacgaggaggaggaggaggaggaggccgccggTGAGACGGACGATGGGGCTTTCTGAGCTCTGATTCAATCGTTGGGATGCAGAGCCGTTTCCTAAAGTTTTGTAAGTATGATGTACTCCGTACGTGTTACTTAGCTAGTATTGAATTCGCGTAAGGTCTCaaagtataaaaatagattAGATACAATTATTTGTTCATTTTTCCCCAAGAGGGAAATAGTGAAATGCTGAACCATCTCCCAACAATTCCACTGTGAAAGCACTCCAAAGCTTCTTGGGTCTCCCCTGTTGTTCCCTCAGAAAAAAAAACTGCTAAAGAAGGGGATCATGTTCATCTGGTTCGCCAGACTGCATTTGATACGCTGAAGAAACTCTGCGGCTCTACCCCGGTTATAGCATTACCAAATTTCAACAAGCCATTCTCCGAAAGTGATTAGATACGGCGACTTGCGGTTGTTTCGCTTGctttttattattttcctaATGTCTTATGTGGGACCCACAATGGAAACCTAGTTTGTGGGCTTGTGGCATAACACGGGTGATGTTGGATTCTCAAATGTGGGTCCTAATTTTTTCGGCTTCACTCGAAATTGTGGAAGGCCTAATCACACCCTTACAATGAGCCGAAGGCCAGACCGGTGATTGAATCGATCATATGCTTTTGGTTCACTATTTGGTGGTTTGCCACATGGTTCAATCTATTAAACTGGGCTTACAAATTGCCATTGTTGATAAAAGCAAACAAATCATGTGAGATGGTCAATGCAGCTCCAGTGTCCAAACTATAGTAGACCAAAGTTTGATTCCCCTCCACACCCCTCTGTGATTTTGTGACTTGTTGGTTCATATTGGGTTAGTTTATAAACTTGTCgaatttagattttttttttcttattcaaCGAGCAGACCCTGTTAATTTTCTTACTATGCACGTTACTCAAAAGTCAAAACAAGAAcaactaagggcctgtttaaattgggaacgaaaattttttgggtgtcacatcggatgtgtcggaaggatgtcaggaggggtttttagaaactaataaaaaaacaaattacatagctcgtcagaaaactgcaagacaaatttattaagcataattaatctgtcattagcatatgtgggttactgtagcacttaaggctaatcatggagtaactaggcttaaaagattcgtctcgcgattcttaactaaactgtgtaattagtttatttttttatctacatttaatgttccatgcatgtgtccaaagattcgatgggatggatgaaaaaaatttgggtagggaactaaacagggcctaacaaCAACTAAAATTTTTCTTTACAACTTAGTTTTTTTTTGCGGGTAAAGTTGCAATCATTTTTGTGGAAATCTAAGTTGTCTAACCTCATTACTTTTACACTGCGTAGCTAAACCactctaaggtcttgtttacttccaccccaaaactcaaaatttttcaagattccccatcacatcgaatctttagacgcatgcatggaatattaaatatagacgaaaacaaaaaaactaattacacagtttggtcggaattaacgagacgaatcttttaagcctagttaatccatggttggataatatataccacaaacaaacgaaaatgttacagtgtcGTGAAAATTTTCAGCtcacgaactaaacacggcctaagcATTAGCAACTTCATTTTTATCTCTCTTTACTTGGACTATTCTCCGATTGCTCAACAGATGGATTCTTTAGAACTTAGTTGATTGTGCATGCATAAGGTACGTATTATTCTTTAGAACTTAATTGATTGTGAATGCAAAAGATGATACTAATGCATACAAGATATCAATCCAGTCTTATCCTAAGTCTAATCTCATGAACTTTAAGCAAGTTTTTAATAAAACCTACTAACATCTACAAATTCAAATAAATGTACTATCATGATATATTTTAtggaaaaaataataaaactaaTTTGATGTCAAAGATGTTGatgtatttttttaaaataatttgaTTAAACTTAGAGCATTAGTGTTTACAATAAAAGTAAAGCAAAGTATAATTTGAAACAGAGGCAATACTTCGTTTTGTGGTGGGGTGCCAACACGGGAGCATGACAAAGGGGGTGCCGTACATGCTTGTGGTGGCTTTGACAGCAGAGGACGAGTGCATCCGCACTTGCAAACAAAGGTCATGTTTAgttctcttgctaaattttagctagctacactttattcactttagtagctaaagtatcAAATACATTgactagagcatctccaacaacttggtatttcaacatgctatcctaccaaatttgctaaaagcataaaaatcctcctccaacaacttcttatctcaacttgctaaatttcccaagttgctatccagaggtttctactgccgagatttgtcaagttgctatcccaagttgctatcccgagcgcaacttgttggagacacgtattcttttaccaagtgagcgggtcccatctgtcatcctctatttttaccaagtgagaatagcaacttattggagacacatccttttttcttttgctaaacaaattagcaacttgctataactcaagatttgacaagtgaattttaccaaattgttggagatgctctaaaagaagctaaaatagtttagttctattagtcatctaagagtagctaaaataattttaactagctaaaatttagcaatggGGAACTAAACGTGGCCAAAGCAGATCATATCTTTGTTAATTCATTGGACATATATAGTTGCACGAGAGATACGAAATTATGCA is a window encoding:
- the LOC8066149 gene encoding early nodulin-like protein 1, with the protein product MAAAAGSSRVFPALMILTGVFVFLLLVVAPGVAAEAAAPPPPGLEFRVGGPRGWRVPDANTSYDWWAMNNRFHVGDHLYFKYANDSVLVVDRLAFDACNASEPLAAFADGATKFRLDRPGFFCFISGEAGHCQEGQRLIVRVMVHPALASAPAPGAPTTEPAGHAGGRPRPSECSCSDASSSVGTAIAAAAGVAISAAMATVVVLVLLLQ
- the LOC8072481 gene encoding protein GPR107 codes for the protein MMRCTYDRSRANSMDTTVAIAVAVATAAALLVRVAHADIKITHIVSDARPIIFFEEFGFASGGRAAVSIRRATWQLRPGSRLTSVDVDSSLMGFVLIAGAQFPWINNQTQYYAADPGDGGGGFCLLTSDDYALPMVRLSDVPPGGVTTTVTIDYPDAYAVVFSNCQGGVEVTMDVRTEMYNLRRDDDASSSGGGMMIRDYLPVGLQPLPGIYAGVAAVYLAFLAAWVWTCARQHATAERIHAVMGALLLFKALKSACAAEDTWFIERTGTSHGWDVAFYVFGFFKGVLLFTVIVLIGTGWSFLKPYLQERDKCVLMVVIPLQVMENLLLVVIGETGPARRGWIAWTRVFLLVDVVCCCAVIFPILWSIRGLREASRTDGKAARNLKKLTLFKRFYLVVVGYLYFTRIIVSAFLALLNYRYRWGVDVAVEGASFAFYLFVFYNFKPEEKNPYLYVGDEEEEEEEAAGETDDGAF